The Treponema sp. OMZ 790 genome includes the window TGGGTGCTGGTTTTTTCGGCCCCCGCTAATTGCTCCTCCAGAGTCGCACCCCGTGAAACGAAAAAAATAGCCGCCCTATCGGTGTAGATTGCCCTAGGAAGTCCGCCCTTCCTGGCTAGTATTTGCTTTATAAGTTCATTATAACCTAGAAGACATTCATTTTCACAGAAATATAAAGCGACTATTTCATGCGTTGCGTCGTCAATAGCCCCGTGAAGCGTTACCTTATGACCGTTTAAAAACCAATCATGCCGTGAAGCGTCCACCTGCACTAGATCGCCTTCGTTCGGGCGTTCGGGGCGGGGCAAGTGTTTTTTCTTTTCACGCACAGGAATGCGAGCACGGGGAGAGACTATCCCCGCCGAAGAAAGAACGGTGTAAAAAGTCGTATAGCATGGCAAGATGGTATAATTAAGATAATCGGCGCAGTCATCCCTAAAAGCCATGAACGGCGTACCTTCAAACTTTTTATAATCGGCTGCAATTTTTTCATAATCATATATTTTATTTTTCGGCTTACGCCCCGTATTGCCGTGAATAAATGCAGCGTCGCCGAATGCTAAGTATCGTTTTTTTAGCCGCCAAACCGATACGGGCTGTATCCTGCAGAGCCTTGCACACTCCCGTTCGGTAATTTCACCACGGGCAAACATCGGGATGTAAAGCATTTTCAATTTTTGTAACTCGTAATTCATATTAACCTGTTCGGAACAAACGATATAAACTTTAGCATAATTTTTCAAATTGGAACAAACGGAAAACACAGCGGAACAGTCAAAACAAATTGGAACAAATAAAATTCGATTGGAACAAACGAAATCAAATTGGAACAAAAAAATCATTTGTTCCATTTGTTCCAAAGCGAAAAATAAGTAAAAACGGCATTTTTAGGCTCTTTAAGGGCAAGCGGGGTATTTTTTAAAGTTAAAAATCCCGTCGCCGTAACTCTATATCTGTTATAGACTTTGGAACACTTGTTCCATTTGTTCCAATTTGTCCCAGTGTATATGTATTTGTATATGTATATGTATTTGTATAAATAAAGAGAGGGGCAAAAATGCCCCTTGCTTTTTTTAAGTGTAAGTTTTAGCAACGCTAAGGATTAACCGCAGGGATAGCTAAGCTCGCAAGAGAGCAAAGAGGGCGGAGGCGGCAGTCCGTTTTTAAAATGCAAGAACGCAGTAACGGCAAGGATAAGCGGCGCTCTATCTTTTTTTGGAAAACGGCCTATCGGCAGGCGTGAAAAAAACTTTAATATTTTTTAATTTTTTTTGAAAAAACGCTTGACAAAAAAATTCCGTTGCGGTATAGTGTAAGTATACCCAATGGCTACTTAATCACTCCAATAACAACATGCCGTAAAAGAGTGTTTTTATCTTAAAATACACCTCTTAGGAGATTGAGGAGGATGTTTTTTTGAATAAATTGTCTTAAAAAGGTGTTTTAAACTTAAAAAAGGATGCTTAAATAAGAGCCTTGGACCTGAATACCTCATTACCTTTTTTATCCTTTCACGCATATCCCTTTTATAACAATGCACAGGACAAACATTACAAAAAGGCTTTTTTTCTCCGTTTTTTCGATAAAGACAAGATTCAATCCTTTTAGTCGAATATAAAAGAAGCTCATCGAGCTCATCATCATCCATCTCTCTTTCCTTAAAAGACCGGTACATGGCTATCATAACAGCGATGAGCTTTTTTTCTTGTTCTTGCTTATCCTTTTTCAACACAGCCTGCATCTGCTTTTATTGCCGATCTTTCATCAGCCGGAATAGTTTTAATTTTAAAGATAAAAACATAGTATTTTGCAGCAATTACGCAGGCTATTAAAATGCGGGCATGGAGTTTTGCCGAAAAATAAAAGGCAACGGCAAGCATTATTGAAGC containing:
- a CDS encoding ISNCY family transposase is translated as MNYELQKLKMLYIPMFARGEITERECARLCRIQPVSVWRLKKRYLAFGDAAFIHGNTGRKPKNKIYDYEKIAADYKKFEGTPFMAFRDDCADYLNYTILPCYTTFYTVLSSAGIVSPRARIPVREKKKHLPRPERPNEGDLVQVDASRHDWFLNGHKVTLHGAIDDATHEIVALYFCENECLLGYNELIKQILARKGGLPRAIYTDRAAIFFVSRGATLEEQLAGAEKTSTQWQKMCKELNIELIAAYSPQAKGRIERLWQTLQGRLPYIFRFQGINTIEAANEFLADFIDGFNARFSVPAQDPALHWKAPQPSLDFHFLFSVKAEKKTKADGSFIYHGYKFRLLANRAACVRFTLCLSESYGLRGYMNGKYYDVELCEPLCDVVGDSMPLVEKNLIYRYLLADTHSGGILLSG
- a CDS encoding nitrous oxide-stimulated promoter family protein: MQAVLKKDKQEQEKKLIAVMIAMYRSFKEREMDDDELDELLLYSTKRIESCLYRKNGEKKPFCNVCPVHCYKRDMRERIKKVMRYSGPRLLFKHPFLSLKHLFKTIYSKKHPPQSPKRCILR